A region of the Romboutsia hominis genome:
CTAGAAATGGCAAAGGCATCAAATGTAAGTATTGAAATAGATTCGAAGGAAGTTCCTATATTGGAGGGAGCTGTCGATATGGCAAGAATGGGTATAATACCTGCAGGTATGTATAGAAATAAAGAATACATAGGAAAAGATGTTAGTACAAATAATATAGCAACTGAAATAGAAGATATATTGTACGATCCTCAAACATCAGGTGGATTACTAATTTCTGTTAGAGAAGAATTAGCAGATATGCTAATAAAAGATATGAAGAAAAATGGATCTATAGAGGCTAAAGTAATTGGTGAAGTTAAAGAAAAATCTAGTAAGTACATAACTGTTATATAGATAATATAAAATATGGAAATCATACAGTATATGATTTCCATATTTTATATATGAAAAAATTTGCATAAAACATACTAAAATAGATCAATAAAATAGCTAAACAAATAAAATTTTATTTTGAAAATATTATGTACTACATAGAAGGTGGGTTAGCTATAAAATAGAATAATATAAAATATTATTAAATAATTAGAAATTTAGAGCAAAGGTTGTGATTTATTTGAATAAAAGAGAATTATTTTCTAAGCTACCTTCAGTTGATGAAGTTTTAAACCAAGAAGATATAAAAAATACATTAGAAGAGTATCCTAGAAATTTAGTCATAGAGTGCATAAGGAAGGTTATAGATAGAAAAAGAAAAGAAATAATAGATATTAAGGACGATAAAAATAATATAAATTTAGATTTAAATAATATAATTAAAGATATAAAAAATGAGATTAATATAAGCTATGCATTATCCTTAAAAAAGGTTATAAATGCTACAGGTACAGTATTACATACTAATTTAGGAAGATCATTACTTAGTGAAAGTATAAAAGAAGAACTTTGGAATTCTGCATCTAGATATTCTAATTTAGAATACAATATTGAAAAAGGTCAAAGAGGTTCGAGGTACGATCATCTAGCAGATACAATAAAAAGGCTTACAAATGCTGAGGATGTATTAGTGGTAAATAATAATGCAGCAGCTGTACTGCTTGTATTAAGCACATTAGCTAAAGATGGCGAAGTTATAGTATCAAGAGGTGAGTTAGTAGAAGTTGGTGGCTCTTTTAGAATACCAAGTATAATGGAATTAAGTGGTACAAAACTTTTAGAGGTTGGTGCTACTAACAAAACACATTTAAAAGATTATGAAGAAGCGATTAGTGAAGATACTAAAGCTATTATGAAGGTTCATACTAGTAATTATAGAATACTTGGATTTACAGAAAGTGTAGATATAGATGAGTTATCTATCCTTAGCAAAAAGCATAATATACCTGTGATAGAAGATTTAGGTAGTGGAGTATTTATCGATTTATCAAAATATGGACTGTCTTATGAACCTACTGTTTTAGATTCTCTACGAAAAGGTGCTGATATAGTTACTTTTAGTGGAGACAAAATGCTAGGTGGACCACAAGCTGGTATAATAGTTGGTAAAAAAGAGTACATAGATAAAATGAAAAAAAATCAATTAACAAGAGCCCTAAGAGTAGATAAGTTAACTATATGCGCTCTAGAATCTACACTTAGAACTTATTTAGATGAAGAAAAAGCAATTAAAGAAATACCAACGCTTAGAATGTTAACTTATAAAATAGATGAATTAGAAGAAAAAGCTAACGATTTATTAAATAAAATAAAAGAACTAAAAATAGATGCAAAAGTATGTGTAGAAGATGGTTTATCTCAAGTTGGGGGAGGATCTATGCCTTTAGAGACTATAAAAAGTAAGGTAGTCGCGATAACTCCAAATAATATGAATGTATCAACACTAGAGAGAAGACTAAGATTAAGTAATGCTCATATAATAGCAAGAGTGTATGAAAATAAATACATATTAGATGTAAGGACTATATTTGAAGACGAATATGATTTAATAATAAATGAGCTTAAAAATATATTTAAATAGTATACAAGAGGGGAGATTAACATGAAAAATATAGTAATAGGTACAGCAGGTCATATAGACCATGGAAAAACTACCCTTATAAAAGCACTTACAGGAAGAGAAACAGATACTTTAGCAGAAGAAAAAAAGAGAGGAATATCAATAAATTTAGGATTTACATATTTTGATTTGCCGAGCAAAAAAAGAGCAGGTATAGTTGATGTTCCAGGGCATGAAAAATTTATAAAAAACATGCTTGCAGGAGCATCTGGTTTAGACATGGTTTTATTTGTAATTGGAGCTGACGAAGGTGTAATGCCTCAAACTATTGAGCATTTAGATATATTAAAATTTTTAAATGTCAAAAATGGAATAATAGTTTTAACAAAATGTGATACAGTAGATGAAGAATTTATAGAATTAGTAAAAGAAGATGTAATAGAAAAGGTAAAAGGAACTTTTCTTGAAGATGCAGATATAATAGAAGTTGATTCTATATCTAAAAGGGGTATAGATAAACTTATAAACAAAATTGATGAAATAAGTAAAGATATAGAAGATAATGATATAAGTTCACCTGCAAGGCTTAATATAGATAGAGTATTTTCTGTAAAAGGATTTGGAACTGTAATAACAGGGACCCTAACAGAAGGAAAAATAAGTGTTGAAGATGATTTAATGCTATATCCTTCAAATATAGAAACGAAAATAAGAAGTATTCAAGTTCATGGCGAAAATGTAAACACTGCTTATGCAGGACAAAGAACTGCAATAAATATATCTAATGTCAAAGTTGAAGATCTAAAAAGAGGAGATGTTTTAGGTGCAAAAAATTCTTTAGAAGAATCCATGATGTTAGATGTTAAAATATCTATTGTAAATCATTCAAACAAAAGCTTAAAACATTGGGATAGGTTAAGGCTTTACCATGGTACAAAAGAAATTTTGTGCAGGGCAGTACCATTAGACAAAGAAATAATAAACTCATCAGAAGATGGATATGTACAATTAAGATTAGAAGAAAGTATAGTAGCTAAAAAAGGAGATAAATTTGTTATTAGAAGTTATTCACCTATGGAAACTATAGGTGGAGGAACTATAATAGACACAAACCCTAAAAAGCATAAAAAATTTGATACAAACGTTATAAATTCATTAAAGATAAAAGAAAAAGGTGAATTAAAAGATATATTAGAAGAGTATCTTAAAAAAAATACTGAAATATATCCAAGTAAAAAAGAGATAATGGCCTATATTGGAGAAAATGAAGAAAATGTAGATAAAGCTTTACAAGAGCTTATAAATATGGATAAAGCTATCTGTATAAATAGTATGTATATGCATATTAATAAATATGAGACTCTAAAATCTAAAAGTGTAGACTTACTTACTAAGTATCATAAATCTTACAGACTTAGAAATGGTATGGTAAAAGAAGAGTTTAGATCTAAAGTTGAAGGTAAGTTTAAGACTAAGGAGATGGACTTATTAATAGATAAGTTAAGTAAAGAAAAAGTAGTAAAAGTAAACGATAATTTAATATCTTTATATGAATTTGAAGTAAGGTTAAACTCAAAGCAGCTAGAAATAAAAAACACTATAAAAAATCAGTTAAATTCTAGCATGAATAAATCAGAAAATATATTAACAATAGATGGTATATGTAACAAAAATAAATTTTATGAAGAAGTATTAGAATCTATGATAGGACAAGAAGTAGAACAATTAGATGAAAAGCATGTTATTGATAAAGAGCTGTATGAAACACTAAAAAATAATTTGATTAATTATTTAAAAGAAAATAAAGAAATAACTTTAGGCGAATACAGAGACTTACTTAATTCTAGCCGAAAAAATTGTGTGATATTATTAGAAAACTTTGATAGAAATAAAATAACTAAGAGAAAAGAAAATAGCAGAGTACTATTTTAGATAAGGGTGACAAAATGGTAAATTTAAATAATGACTGGGACGAATTATTAAAAGAAGAATTTAAAAAAGATTACTATTTAAAATTAAGAGAATTTTTAAAAAAAGAATATAGCGAAAGAATAATATACCCAAATATGAATAATATATTTGAAGCTTTAAAGCATACATCATATAAAGATACAAAAGTACTTATACTAGGACAAGATCCTTATCATGGTGAAAATCAAGCACATGGACTGGCTTTTTCAGTGCAACCAGGAGAAAAAATACCACCATCTTTATTAAATATATATAAAGAGTTAAATAGTGAATTAGGATGTTTTATACCAAACAATGGTTATTTAATTCCGTGGGCAGATCAAGGTGTATTACTATTAAATACAGCTCTAACAGTTAGAGCTCATGAAGCTAATTCTCACAAAGGGAAGGGATGGGAAATTTTCACTGATGAAATAATAAGAATTTTAAATAATAGAAAAGACCCTGTAATATTTATATTATGGGGAGCAAATGCAAGAAGCAAAAAGGCGCTTATAACTTCTAATCATCATTATATATTAGAATCTCCTCATCCAAGTCCCTTATCTGCAAGAAGAGGATTCTTTGGATGTAATCATTTCTTAGAAACTAATAAAATATTAAAATCAATAGGTAAAAGCCCTATACAGTGGCAAATACCTAATATATAAAAATAACTACACCTATATAGGTGTAGTTATTTTGTTAATAAAGAATATATGATTATAGATAAAATCAATAAATATTTGTCAAAATATAATTAGATATATAATATTAACTTTAACTATGTAACTTATTGTGAAAAAAATCATAATATATTAAATAAGAGAGGAGGCTGTATATGAGTATATATATATTAGAATCAGAAAAAATAAAGTCAATGATAGATAACAATGAATTCGATCTTATTATAGATATTAGAAATGAAGAATATTACCTAAATGGTCATTTGCCAAAGGCTATAAATATACCAATGAATGAGATAAATGATGAGATGGATTTCTTGGCAGATTACAAGGATAAGAAAATATTATTATATTGTGGAATAGGGAGCCAAAGTAAAGCTACATGTAAGGTATTAAGTATAAATGGATTTAATAAATTATATAGTTTATTTGGAGGTATAAAAGGCTATAAATATGAACTTGAAAAATAACGAAAATATTAAGAATAAATGATATAATAAGATGTGCTAGAATTATTGAAAAAACTTACTAAGCACATTTTATTTTTATCAAATTGATATTATATATTAAAAAAGTCACAATTTAAATGGTAAATATCTATTAGAAATGCAATATAAATATTATCTGATTAAATAATAGTACAGAGATTCATAGTTTACAATTAAAATAAACTATGAACTTAATTTTTTATTAAAATATATTGCATAAAGATTGTTAATAGAGTATATTTATGGTATAATTACAAATTATTAAGGTATTAAAAATACTTTTATGTCAATATAATAAAATATGCATAGAAATATGATATTTTTATTAAATGATTAATATGGGGATGGATGAGTGCCGGTGTGCTCTCTAGTCTTCAAAACTAGTATGAGGGGTTAAGAGCCTCTTAGGTGGGTTCGACTCCCACGCATTCCCGCCAATTTGTGAGAACTCTTATGAGTTCTTTTTTTATTATAAGAGTACATTAAATTACTATACAATAAATATATATAAATGTTTAATATAAAAATGATTTTATGTTTTATTGAATTATTTTTATTTATATCTTTTAAAATTCGTACAATTAAATTATAAT
Encoded here:
- the selA gene encoding L-seryl-tRNA(Sec) selenium transferase, whose translation is MNKRELFSKLPSVDEVLNQEDIKNTLEEYPRNLVIECIRKVIDRKRKEIIDIKDDKNNINLDLNNIIKDIKNEINISYALSLKKVINATGTVLHTNLGRSLLSESIKEELWNSASRYSNLEYNIEKGQRGSRYDHLADTIKRLTNAEDVLVVNNNAAAVLLVLSTLAKDGEVIVSRGELVEVGGSFRIPSIMELSGTKLLEVGATNKTHLKDYEEAISEDTKAIMKVHTSNYRILGFTESVDIDELSILSKKHNIPVIEDLGSGVFIDLSKYGLSYEPTVLDSLRKGADIVTFSGDKMLGGPQAGIIVGKKEYIDKMKKNQLTRALRVDKLTICALESTLRTYLDEEKAIKEIPTLRMLTYKIDELEEKANDLLNKIKELKIDAKVCVEDGLSQVGGGSMPLETIKSKVVAITPNNMNVSTLERRLRLSNAHIIARVYENKYILDVRTIFEDEYDLIINELKNIFK
- the selB gene encoding selenocysteine-specific translation elongation factor, producing MKNIVIGTAGHIDHGKTTLIKALTGRETDTLAEEKKRGISINLGFTYFDLPSKKRAGIVDVPGHEKFIKNMLAGASGLDMVLFVIGADEGVMPQTIEHLDILKFLNVKNGIIVLTKCDTVDEEFIELVKEDVIEKVKGTFLEDADIIEVDSISKRGIDKLINKIDEISKDIEDNDISSPARLNIDRVFSVKGFGTVITGTLTEGKISVEDDLMLYPSNIETKIRSIQVHGENVNTAYAGQRTAINISNVKVEDLKRGDVLGAKNSLEESMMLDVKISIVNHSNKSLKHWDRLRLYHGTKEILCRAVPLDKEIINSSEDGYVQLRLEESIVAKKGDKFVIRSYSPMETIGGGTIIDTNPKKHKKFDTNVINSLKIKEKGELKDILEEYLKKNTEIYPSKKEIMAYIGENEENVDKALQELINMDKAICINSMYMHINKYETLKSKSVDLLTKYHKSYRLRNGMVKEEFRSKVEGKFKTKEMDLLIDKLSKEKVVKVNDNLISLYEFEVRLNSKQLEIKNTIKNQLNSSMNKSENILTIDGICNKNKFYEEVLESMIGQEVEQLDEKHVIDKELYETLKNNLINYLKENKEITLGEYRDLLNSSRKNCVILLENFDRNKITKRKENSRVLF
- a CDS encoding uracil-DNA glycosylase — translated: MVNLNNDWDELLKEEFKKDYYLKLREFLKKEYSERIIYPNMNNIFEALKHTSYKDTKVLILGQDPYHGENQAHGLAFSVQPGEKIPPSLLNIYKELNSELGCFIPNNGYLIPWADQGVLLLNTALTVRAHEANSHKGKGWEIFTDEIIRILNNRKDPVIFILWGANARSKKALITSNHHYILESPHPSPLSARRGFFGCNHFLETNKILKSIGKSPIQWQIPNI
- a CDS encoding rhodanese-like domain-containing protein, giving the protein MSIYILESEKIKSMIDNNEFDLIIDIRNEEYYLNGHLPKAINIPMNEINDEMDFLADYKDKKILLYCGIGSQSKATCKVLSINGFNKLYSLFGGIKGYKYELEK